From the Maioricimonas rarisocia genome, one window contains:
- the tssG gene encoding type VI secretion system baseplate subunit TssG, translated as MADQQWRTLRDLISDLTAGDRPVEFFQLVRLIGQLRALLDEGSAGRPADRTAGDRGVRFRAAIRGAFLPASTVPRNGKPVDEEDPEEIVTTFMALAGSQGVLPPQYTALILERLRDGDTTLRDYLDVFHHRLMTLLVRGWEKYRPFVDYERTANHAADDDDPTSRHDDTFTRCLRRLVGLASHSRPHGFDENILLYYAGVFGNHRRSAMALENVLGDVLGCTVQIEQFFPRRTRLLPEHRWRLNSSPNGAPRLGHGVLLGESVHVTQTSFLIRIGPLGLDRFREHLPGGLQFEPLNRLVRHFVGFEFVFEVRPMLAPDEVPGFRLSGDEGEGTRLGWESWLGTERMRDAPVDDVRFVVRT; from the coding sequence GTGGCCGATCAGCAGTGGCGCACGCTCCGTGATCTGATCAGCGATCTGACCGCAGGCGACAGGCCGGTCGAGTTTTTTCAGCTCGTCCGTCTGATCGGGCAGCTGCGCGCGCTTCTGGATGAGGGATCCGCCGGCCGGCCGGCCGATCGAACTGCGGGGGATCGCGGCGTGCGGTTTCGTGCCGCAATCCGCGGGGCCTTCCTGCCCGCCTCCACCGTACCCCGGAACGGGAAACCGGTCGACGAGGAGGACCCTGAAGAGATCGTCACCACCTTCATGGCACTGGCCGGATCGCAGGGAGTTCTGCCTCCGCAATACACAGCACTCATTCTCGAACGACTTCGTGATGGCGACACCACTCTCCGCGACTACCTCGACGTGTTTCATCATCGTCTGATGACGTTGCTCGTCCGCGGCTGGGAGAAGTACCGGCCCTTCGTCGACTACGAACGGACTGCCAATCACGCTGCTGACGACGATGACCCGACCAGCCGCCACGACGATACGTTCACGCGCTGCCTCCGCCGCCTCGTCGGGCTCGCCTCGCACTCCAGGCCGCACGGCTTTGACGAGAACATCCTGCTTTACTACGCCGGCGTGTTCGGCAATCACCGCCGGTCCGCGATGGCTCTGGAGAACGTGCTGGGGGATGTGCTCGGCTGCACGGTGCAGATCGAGCAGTTCTTTCCGCGGCGAACGCGACTGCTGCCGGAACATCGCTGGCGGCTGAACTCTTCTCCGAATGGTGCGCCCCGCCTGGGACACGGCGTGCTGCTCGGCGAATCGGTCCACGTCACTCAGACCAGCTTTCTGATTCGGATCGGGCCGCTTGGCCTGGACCGGTTTCGCGAGCATCTGCCCGGCGGCCTGCAGTTCGAACCGCTCAATCGCCTGGTGCGGCACTTCGTCGGCTTCGAGTTCGTCTTCGAAGTCCGTCCCATGCTCGCCCCCGACGAGGTGCCCGGTTTTCGCCTTTCCGGCGACGAAGGAGAGGGGACGCGGCTGGGCTGGGAAAGCTGGCTGGGGACCGAACGCATGCGCGACGCGCCGGTCGATGACGTCCGTTTCGTCGTCCGGACGTGA
- the tssF gene encoding type VI secretion system baseplate subunit TssF: protein MNSQYVHAVSSELARVQELLNEFAQAHPKIASRLRHGSDGGSDPQVRRLVQSFAFLSARTQQRLQDEFPQILQPLIHLASTPYLKSVPSLTTVEFAVSPEQPPELEGTCVERGTLLDSELIDGVPCRFRTAKETVLWPVELTDARLLHPPFPNLAGQSSSAGCALRLSLRTLTASITFDQLPDLDCLRLFLDAETDAALTLYETLLSSTLGVAIRLEGERPRWLSPDVLQPVGFDPDDRLFDHRAALDCERILFEFFCFVEKFLYVEIHGLREALSQSTETTAEIDIYLGVTSDALPRRLSPDMIRLNCCPAVNLFPMTTEATEAPDRASQITLAADSSNPGAYQLHEVRRLLIRNEDDEQFELPRLHALEQNVESEGAPGYWEPVIDDATVIGSRRDRIAIRFVDARGATVRLPECLVFADAICSNSDLPQQLDHGETGVVLQPQFAAIFECRCVSQPTPARHSPLGSAGWDQISELVPDVLALADGASGAPALRAILGAYLHDQESLGKALIDTIHRLSFRRVTGIVHQSMVCHGLELSITFRRTPQTPSGHYLFSLVLKHFLARFASQNAFLRLRATFEDGKEIGEWPISSGARSVI, encoded by the coding sequence ATGAATTCCCAGTACGTTCACGCCGTCAGTTCCGAACTGGCCCGGGTGCAGGAACTGCTCAACGAATTTGCGCAGGCGCATCCGAAGATTGCCAGCCGTCTGCGGCACGGCAGCGACGGGGGCTCCGATCCGCAGGTGCGTCGCCTCGTCCAGTCGTTTGCGTTCCTCTCCGCACGCACTCAGCAGCGATTGCAGGATGAGTTTCCGCAGATCCTGCAACCGCTCATTCATCTGGCCAGCACACCGTACCTGAAGTCGGTTCCCTCCCTGACGACCGTCGAGTTTGCCGTCTCGCCGGAGCAGCCGCCCGAACTGGAGGGGACCTGCGTCGAGCGGGGAACGCTGCTGGATTCCGAACTGATTGACGGCGTACCCTGCCGGTTCCGTACAGCGAAGGAAACGGTTCTGTGGCCTGTTGAACTCACCGACGCCAGGCTGCTTCATCCGCCGTTTCCGAATCTGGCCGGGCAGTCCTCCTCTGCCGGCTGCGCATTGCGGCTTTCGTTGCGCACGCTCACAGCAAGCATTACCTTCGATCAGCTGCCGGACCTCGACTGTCTGCGACTGTTTCTCGACGCCGAGACCGACGCCGCGCTCACGCTGTACGAGACCCTGCTCAGCTCCACACTCGGCGTCGCCATTCGACTCGAAGGGGAGCGGCCCCGGTGGTTATCTCCGGACGTCCTGCAACCGGTCGGTTTCGATCCGGACGATCGGCTTTTCGACCACCGTGCCGCGCTGGATTGTGAACGGATCCTCTTCGAGTTCTTCTGCTTCGTCGAGAAGTTTCTGTACGTCGAAATTCATGGACTCAGGGAGGCACTCAGTCAGTCGACGGAGACGACCGCCGAGATCGACATCTACCTGGGTGTCACGTCGGACGCGCTGCCTCGTCGCCTCTCGCCCGACATGATTCGCCTGAACTGTTGCCCGGCCGTGAATCTCTTCCCGATGACGACCGAAGCCACCGAAGCGCCAGACCGCGCCAGCCAGATTACGCTGGCCGCCGACTCCAGCAATCCCGGCGCCTACCAGCTGCACGAAGTCCGCCGGCTGCTGATCCGCAACGAAGACGACGAGCAGTTCGAACTGCCCCGGCTGCACGCCCTCGAGCAGAACGTCGAGTCCGAGGGCGCACCCGGCTATTGGGAACCGGTGATCGACGACGCGACGGTGATCGGAAGTCGACGGGACCGCATTGCGATCCGCTTCGTCGACGCCCGGGGAGCGACCGTCAGACTGCCGGAATGCCTCGTGTTTGCCGACGCGATCTGTTCCAACAGCGATCTGCCGCAGCAGCTGGATCACGGCGAAACCGGAGTCGTGCTGCAGCCGCAGTTTGCCGCGATCTTTGAGTGTCGGTGCGTGTCACAACCGACGCCTGCGCGTCATTCGCCGCTTGGCTCCGCCGGATGGGATCAGATTTCCGAACTGGTTCCCGACGTCCTTGCACTCGCGGACGGTGCGTCCGGGGCGCCAGCACTCCGCGCGATCCTCGGGGCCTACCTGCACGATCAGGAATCGCTGGGGAAGGCGTTGATCGACACGATTCATCGGCTGAGCTTCCGTCGTGTGACCGGCATCGTCCATCAGAGCATGGTCTGCCACGGACTGGAACTCTCGATCACGTTCCGGCGAACCCCCCAGACTCCCAGCGGACACTATCTGTTCTCGCTGGTGCTCAAGCACTTTCTGGCCCGGTTCGCCTCGCAGAATGCGTTTCTCAGGCTGCGGGCCACGTTCGAAGACGGGAAGGAGATTGGCGAGTGGCCGATCAGCAGTGGCGCACGCTCCGTGATCTGA